From Phragmites australis chromosome 5, lpPhrAust1.1, whole genome shotgun sequence, a single genomic window includes:
- the LOC133918590 gene encoding SPX domain-containing protein 1-like, with amino-acid sequence MKFGKSLSSQIVETLPEWRDKFLSYKDLKKRLKLIGVGERRSKRQRAGDGPPPPTMTAEEEAGFVALLEAELDKFNAFFLEKEEDYVIRQKELQDRVVSSAEAGSAEELMRVRKEIVDLHGEMVLLENYSALNYTGLVKILKKYDKRTGALIRLPFIQNVMQEPFFTTELLYKLVKECEAMLDRLLPRSQPSVPSEDSDGDDKPAKPSSSLANGVVGGALELEDIEVMESMYMKSTVAALRALKEIRSGSSTVSAFSLPPLHG; translated from the exons ATGAAGTTCGGCAAGAGCCTGAGCAGCCAGATCGTCGAGACGCTGCCGGAGTGGCGCGACAAGTTCCTGTCCTACAAGGACCTCAAGAAGCGGCTCAAGCTCATCGGTGTCGGCGAGCGGCGGAGCAAGCGGCAGCGCGCCGGAGACGGACCACCGCCACCGACAATGACggcagaggaggaggccgggttCGTCGCCCTCCTGGAGGCCGAGCTCGACAAGTTCAACGCCTTCTTCCTCGAGAAGGAGGAGGATTACGTCATCCGGCAGAAG GAGCTGCAGGACAGGGTGGTCAGCTCGGCGGAGGCGGGGTCGGCGGAGGAGCTGATGCGGGTGCGGAAGGAGATCGTCGACTTGCACGGCGAGATGGTGCTGCTCGAGAACTACAGCGCGCTCAACTACACCG GACTGGTTAAAATCCTCAAGAAGTACGACAAGAGGACCGGCGCCCTGATCCGGCTGCCCTTCATCCAGAACGTAATGCAGGAGCCGTTCTTCACCACTGAACTCCTGTACAAGCTCGTGAAGGAATGCGAGGCAATGCTGGACCGGCTCCTGCCAAGAAGCCAACCGTCTGTGCCGAGCGAAGACAGCGACGGCGATGACAAGCCTGCGAAGCCGAGCTCCTCGTTGGCCAACGGTGTCGTCGGCGGGGCCCTGGAGCTGGAGGATATCGAGGTCATGGAGAGCATGTACATGAAGAGCACGGTGGCCGCGCTCAGGGCGCTAAAGGAGATCCGGAGCGGGAGCTCGACGGTGAGCGCGTTCTCCCTGCCGCCGCTGCACGGGTGA
- the LOC133918588 gene encoding ethylene-responsive transcription factor WIN1-like yields MTENLHSRKMIQPKKFRGVRQRHWGSWVSEIRHPLLKRRVWLGTFETAEEAARAYDEAAVLMSGRNAKTNFPVQRSTTGEPAPTLGRDVRSNAGSSSSTANLSQILSAKLRKCCKAPSPSLTCLRLDPEKSHIGVWQKRAGARADSNWVMTVELKKETASTDAAAQPTSAAAASPATPMDDEERIALQMIEELLSRSSPASPSHGDDEGHFVI; encoded by the exons ATGACAGAGAATCTCCACTCGAGGAAAATGATACAACCAAAGAAGTTTCGTGGAGTCAGGCAGCGTCACTGGGGCTCCTGGGTCTCCGAGATCAGGCACCCTCTCCT TAAGAGAAGGGTGTGGCTGGGCACCTTTGAGACGGCTGAGGAGGCTGCAAGGGCGTATGATGAGGCCGCCGTGCTGATGAGTGGCCGCAACGCTAAAACTAACTTCCCTGTCCAAAGGAGCACCACTGGTGAGCCTGCACCAACTTTAGGCAGGGATGTTCGCAGCAACGCCGGTAGCAGCTCCTCTACCGCCAACCTGTCCCAGATTCTCAGTGCCAAGCTCCGCAAGTGCTGCAAGGCGCCATCGCCATCCCTGACCTGCCTTCGCCTCGACCCCGAGAAGTCGCACATTGGCGTCTGGCAGAAGCGTGCAGGGGCCCGCGCCGACTCCAACTGGGTCATGACTGTGGAGCTCAAAAAAGAGACAGCATCCACTGACGCTGCAGCACAGCCCACGTCAGCAGCAGCTGCTTCACCAGCAACACCAATGGATGATGAGGAGAGGATCGCGCTACAAATGATCGAGGAGTTGCTGAGCAGGAGCAGTCCAGCTTCGCCTTCACATGGAGACGATGAAGGTCACTTTGTCATCTGA